One genomic window of Pungitius pungitius chromosome 11, fPunPun2.1, whole genome shotgun sequence includes the following:
- the LOC119197398 gene encoding dendritic cell-specific transmembrane protein: protein MKKSRNLLLTAGTSLVVLRNIRNTLENTTGLVRSMICNLKAKKAAIAAPFSSYVEVLKWLGDVLRGVTDLGVVNLDSRLKVSPRLESDKFRWKLSEAEQKLNDTVRYARSLLNAISSVTDKMFPALSFLVLVLFIALHVKKYRGDAKYKNRFVSGRFVGFDEKRKMEGKPHVLPLTPEEEKMYTAVPSARPTAAEGRAMLKFGVPVVTHLLAWVLFITMDALLYCFVDIVTRRLSELEPFHVPLLMSLKGIATLMGIPLGEEIHQKDFSYTVTLFEKKCLPKPKLLLYKSVVPLAAILLALFIMALMAAKVAQLRLMVCERFFPGAAEERVKYLHAKILRKRSKKREGRDACSLTSLYLKVLIISTVG from the exons ATGAAAAAGAGTCGCAACCTGCTCCTGACCGCTGGGACCAGTTTAGTGGTTCTGAGAAATATCCGCAACACCTTGGAAAACACCACAGGCCTGGTCCGGAGCATGATCTGCAACCTGAAGGCCAAGAAAGCAGCCATCGCCGCTCCGTTCAGCAGCTACGTGGAGGTGCTGAAGTGGCTCGGCGACGTGCTCAGGGGGGTCACGGACTTGGGGGTGGTGAACCTCGACTCCCGCCTCAAGGTGTCCCCCAGACTGGAATCCGACAAATTCCGGTGGAAACTGAGCGAAGCGGAGCAGAAGCTGAATGACACTGTGAGGTATGCGCGGTCCCTGCTGAACGCCATCTCCTCCGTGACCGATAAGATGTTCCCCGCCCTGAGCTTCCTGGTCCTCGTGCTGTTCATCGCGCTGCACGTCAAAAAGTACCGCGGCGACGCAAAGTACAAAAACCGCTTCGTGAGCGGCAGGTTCGTTGGTTTCGACGAGAAGCGCAAGATGGAGGGAAAGCCCCACGTGCTGCCCCTCAcgccggaggaggagaagatgtaCACGGCGGTCCCCTCGGCCCGACCTACCGCAGCAGAGGGCAGAGCCATGCTCAAGTTTGGCGTTCCAGTTGTTACCCATTTGCTGGCTTGGGTCCTATTCATTACTATGGATGCCTTGTTGTACTGCTTCGTTGATATTGTAACAAGGAGGCTATCAGAGCTGGAACCTTTCCATGTCCCCTTGTTAATGAGCCTCAAA GGAATTGCGACGTTAATGGGCATCCCGCTTGGCGAGGAAATCCATCAGAAAGACTTCTCCTACACTGTGACTCTGTTTGAGAAGAAATGTCTCCCTAAGCCCAAGCTGCTGCTCTACAAGTCCGTAGTCCCTCTGGCGGCCATCCTGCTCGCCTTGTTCATCATGGCTCTGATGGCTGCCAAAGTGGCCCAGCTCAGGCTGATGGTCTGCGAGCGATTCTTCCCCGGCGCCGCGGAGGAGAGGGTGAAGTACCTCCACGCCAAAATCCTGAGGAAGAGAAGCAAGAAGAGGGAGGGGCGAGACGCCTGCAGCCTCACATCCCTCTATTTGAAGGTATTGATTATTTCTACAGTGGGTTGA
- the rims2a gene encoding regulating synaptic membrane exocytosis protein 4 isoform X27, with product MGRQGHEASAAVPGMRIQRSQSKMSLSASFEALAVYFPCMNSFDEEDGEAGGKKLRSTIQRSTETGLAVEMRSRMTRQASRESTDGSMNSYSSEGNLIFPGVRLSSEAQFSDFLDGLGPAQLVGRQTLATPPMGDIQIGMVDKKGALEVEIIRARGLVGKPGSKALPAPYVKVYLLENGVCIAKKKTKVARKTLDPLYQQQLPFEESPGGKVLQVIVWGDYGRMDHKSFMGAVQILLDELDLSNMVIGWFKLFPPSSLVDPTLAPLTRRASQSSLDSFSRS from the exons ATGGGCAGGCAGGGGCATGAAGCCTCTGCTGCGGTCCCTGGGATGCGTATCCAGCGCTCCCAGAGCAAGATGAGCCTCTCTGCATCGTTCGAAGCGCTGGCCGTGTATTTCCCCTGCATGAACTCCTTCgatgaggaggatggag AAGCGGGAGGTAAGAAGTTGCGCAGCACGATCCAGAGGAGCACGGAGACGGGGCTGGCGgtggagatgaggagcaggatGACTCGGCAGGCCAGCCGGGAGTCCACGGACGGCAGCATGAACAGCTACAGCTCCGAGGGAAA TCTCATCTTCCCTGGGGTCAGGCTCTCCTCAGAAGCCCAGTTCAGTGACTTCCTGGATGGTCTCGGTCCCGCTCAGCTAGTGGGGCGACAGACGCTGGCTACTCCGCCTATGG gtgaCATCCAGATTGGTATGGTGGACAAGAAAGGAGCACTGGAGGTGGAGATCATCCGAGCCCGTGGCCTTGTGGGAAAACCAGGTTCCAAGGCACTGCCAG CACCATATGTAAAGGTCTACCTTTTGGAGAACGGAGTCTGCAtagccaaaaagaaaacaaaagtagcAAGAAAAACCTTGGACCCCCTTTACCAGCAGCAACTGCCGTTCGAGGAGAGTCCAGGAGGGAAGGTTTTACAG GTCATCGTTTGGGGTGACTATGGACGCATGGACCATAAATCCTTCATGGGTGCAGTTCAGATACTGTTAGATGAGTTGGACCTGTCCAACATGGTGATTGGCTGGTTTaagctctttcctccttcctcactGGTGGACCCTACTCTGGCCCCACTGACAAGAAGAGCTTCCCAATCGTCACTGGACAGTTTCTCTCGATCATAG